A part of Paenibacillus sp. IHBB 10380 genomic DNA contains:
- a CDS encoding DEAD/DEAH box helicase, producing MENRLDKGGPWGDWRLFQLAVQGEESRLVTSFDELLCVKYLQDLTPLPHQIDTARKVLFDMSGRAILADEVGLGKTIEAGLILKEYMIRGLVSKVLILVPASLVLQWVRELNSKFGISAVAQKKAYSWDCDVVVASIDTAKRDPHKEILLNQEFDMLIIDEAHKLKNKKTTNYQFIQKLRKKYCLLLTATPVQNNLGELFNLITLLKPGQLGRHGDFSANFVVDKRIPKNEEQLKNELSKVMIRNRRGEGPTIFTKRTVKNVSLQLSPEEQALYDGVTSFVKDQYQAAGGNLSSMLSLVTLQREVCSSRDAVFLTLVNLSKKMAEDSPLRAKIWELVYAIKEIKANTKAEKAIELIRSMNEKVIVFTEYRATQEYLLQYFRTHGLTCVPYRGGMNRGKKDWMMDLFRGKTQVMIATEAGGEGINLQFCHHMINFDLPWNPMRVEQRIGRVHRLGQKNDVKIYNLSTTGTIEEHILNLLHEKINMFEMVIGGLDVILERYEKKESLEKSLYKIVLESQTDEEIRQKVSSLGHKLDELKQQVQFESVREEDA from the coding sequence ATGGAGAACCGCCTAGATAAAGGAGGCCCTTGGGGCGATTGGCGGCTATTTCAACTAGCGGTCCAAGGTGAAGAATCTCGCCTGGTAACAAGCTTTGATGAGTTACTATGTGTGAAATATTTACAAGATTTAACGCCGTTACCCCATCAGATTGATACGGCACGTAAAGTGCTTTTTGATATGTCAGGAAGGGCCATCCTCGCAGATGAGGTTGGGTTAGGAAAAACGATTGAGGCTGGACTCATTCTGAAAGAATATATGATTCGCGGGCTTGTCTCTAAAGTGCTTATTCTAGTTCCGGCTTCCCTTGTACTCCAGTGGGTTCGGGAGTTGAATAGTAAGTTTGGGATATCTGCCGTAGCCCAGAAGAAAGCCTATTCATGGGATTGTGACGTCGTTGTTGCTTCCATAGATACAGCCAAAAGAGATCCTCATAAGGAGATCCTCCTGAATCAGGAATTTGACATGCTCATTATTGATGAAGCTCACAAGTTAAAAAATAAAAAAACAACCAATTACCAGTTTATCCAGAAGCTACGCAAGAAATATTGTCTTCTGTTAACGGCTACACCAGTCCAGAACAATCTAGGAGAACTATTTAATCTAATTACATTACTTAAGCCTGGTCAACTCGGTAGGCACGGTGATTTCTCTGCTAATTTTGTTGTAGATAAACGCATTCCTAAGAACGAAGAGCAGCTGAAGAACGAGCTTTCCAAGGTGATGATCCGTAATCGACGCGGAGAGGGACCTACGATTTTTACCAAAAGAACGGTGAAAAATGTCAGTCTTCAGCTTTCTCCTGAGGAACAAGCGTTGTATGACGGCGTGACCTCTTTTGTCAAAGATCAATATCAAGCAGCTGGTGGTAATTTGAGCAGTATGTTATCACTCGTAACCCTTCAGCGTGAGGTGTGTAGCAGTCGTGACGCGGTGTTCCTTACGTTAGTCAATCTATCCAAAAAAATGGCTGAAGATTCACCTTTACGCGCCAAAATATGGGAGCTAGTGTATGCCATTAAAGAAATAAAAGCCAATACTAAGGCTGAAAAGGCTATCGAGCTTATTCGCAGCATGAATGAAAAGGTGATTGTATTCACAGAATATCGAGCTACTCAAGAATATCTTCTGCAATATTTTCGAACACATGGCTTGACCTGCGTCCCTTATCGCGGAGGGATGAACCGTGGTAAAAAGGATTGGATGATGGATCTATTTCGCGGTAAAACGCAAGTCATGATTGCGACAGAAGCAGGTGGAGAAGGCATCAATCTACAGTTCTGTCACCATATGATCAACTTCGATCTCCCATGGAATCCTATGCGGGTTGAGCAACGAATCGGAAGAGTACATCGATTAGGCCAGAAGAATGATGTGAAGATATATAACTTATCCACAACGGGAACAATTGAAGAGCATATTCTCAACTTACTGCATGAAAAAATCAACATGTTCGAGATGGTGATCGGTGGACTCGATGTTATTCTGGAACGTTATGAGAAGAAGGAATCCCTTGAGAAAAGCTTATATAAAATCGTACTTGAATCGCAAACGGATGAGGAAATACGGCAAAAGGTCAGCTCACTAGGTCATAAACTGGATGAATTGAAACAGCAAGTTCAATTTGAATCGGTAAGAGAGGAGGACGCCTAA
- a CDS encoding N-acetylmuramoyl-L-alanine amidase, translated as MYIKKTVHIVVVLLVMVIATAGLNLTNRTLYAAGFSDDHSDPVHPAFPKEVLLIDVGHGGIDGGTSFQQIVEKDINLKIALKVFMLLKSKGYYAILNRSNDYALSDDNNWLRSSSRHLRDLAQRKELSRQIPTLLVISLHVNWGKSPAKRGPLVLHQNEGRSYLLADAIQQQLNRLYGTHQQPKLGKPFYILNYVKDPAVIVETGFLSNPQDRAMLTNPRQQLIIAESITAGIIGYLTEI; from the coding sequence ATGTATATAAAAAAGACTGTCCATATAGTAGTTGTTCTACTCGTTATGGTCATAGCTACAGCTGGCTTGAATCTTACAAATAGAACCTTGTATGCAGCCGGCTTCTCTGATGATCATTCAGATCCAGTACACCCTGCCTTTCCCAAGGAAGTTCTACTCATCGATGTAGGTCATGGCGGTATTGACGGAGGCACATCTTTTCAGCAAATTGTTGAGAAAGATATTAATTTGAAAATCGCACTTAAAGTGTTCATGCTGCTGAAGAGCAAAGGGTATTATGCCATACTGAATCGCTCTAACGATTATGCCCTAAGTGACGATAACAATTGGCTACGCAGCTCCTCACGTCATCTACGCGACTTGGCACAGCGCAAGGAGCTAAGTCGTCAGATTCCAACATTACTCGTAATTAGTCTACACGTGAACTGGGGTAAATCACCTGCCAAAAGAGGTCCCCTCGTTCTTCACCAGAATGAAGGTCGAAGTTACCTTTTAGCTGATGCCATCCAGCAGCAACTTAACCGACTTTATGGGACTCATCAGCAACCTAAGTTAGGTAAACCTTTTTATATACTCAATTATGTTAAAGACCCCGCTGTCATCGTTGAGACTGGTTTCCTAAGCAATCCACAGGACCGAGCAATGCTCACTAATCCCCGTCAACAATTAATCATCGCGGAATCGATCACCGCAGGTATTATTGGTTATTTGACGGAAATATAG
- a CDS encoding xanthine phosphoribosyltransferase has product MELLKQRIIEEGVVVSDQVLKLDGLLNHQVDPELTMMMGKEFASLFAESGVTRIVTVESSGIAVAFATAFAMGVPLVFARRKKTLLADPDAYCERVPSFTKGIVTDIMLSREYINSEDRVLFIDDIIANGDAARGLIKIIERSGAELVGVGIVVEKCFQAGARTIREQGIKLESLARIQSLENGTITFAE; this is encoded by the coding sequence ATGGAATTATTAAAACAACGAATTATAGAAGAAGGCGTAGTAGTATCCGATCAAGTACTGAAATTGGACGGATTGTTGAATCATCAAGTAGACCCAGAGTTAACAATGATGATGGGTAAAGAATTTGCATCGTTGTTCGCTGAATCAGGAGTGACTCGTATCGTTACGGTGGAATCATCTGGGATCGCGGTCGCTTTTGCTACTGCATTTGCTATGGGTGTACCCTTGGTATTTGCACGACGTAAAAAAACGCTTCTTGCAGACCCTGATGCTTACTGTGAACGTGTTCCGTCTTTTACAAAAGGAATCGTGACAGATATTATGCTGTCTCGCGAATATATAAATAGTGAAGATCGCGTGCTATTCATTGATGACATCATTGCTAACGGAGATGCAGCTCGTGGATTGATCAAAATTATTGAGCGTTCTGGTGCTGAATTAGTGGGTGTTGGAATTGTGGTGGAGAAATGTTTTCAAGCGGGAGCGCGGACTATTCGTGAACAAGGAATTAAATTGGAATCTCTTGCGCGTATACAATCTTTAGAGAATGGTACGATAACTTTTGCGGAGTAA
- a CDS encoding YqhG family protein, which produces MSMSKEQVQQQIMTYLEATECLIIEKSPYHVTVKLSPRADKILTNRPYYWGFVERVGVEPETLSYTFVFDSERYKTPDEVPSPPVNGVQQDGILSKYFGVAPPVPRIGPGRIPREDVTYGSRRLQQIWDAARQEGGSVYLFEQPIDLQRRMLFSAAYEPWLAVCYKVEMACDIKKEQLHFLGISLLSGTIKENFFHLLEGLSLSPRLPENIHIEPATITLSNAADRLRSHLTSNLSLLDYDWAELAKERLKDELAVVDFYYEDLLKEEDKEKQTHIQEQYERRRSEMTWQYEPKVNVSVITCGLFHLRSESLRTN; this is translated from the coding sequence ATGAGTATGTCTAAAGAACAAGTGCAGCAGCAGATCATGACTTATTTAGAAGCGACAGAATGTCTTATTATTGAGAAATCACCTTATCATGTGACCGTTAAGCTTTCACCTAGAGCTGACAAAATTTTGACAAACAGGCCCTATTATTGGGGATTTGTCGAGCGTGTGGGTGTAGAACCTGAGACATTATCTTATACCTTTGTATTTGATTCTGAACGCTATAAGACACCTGATGAGGTACCTTCTCCACCTGTAAATGGTGTGCAACAAGATGGTATTCTGTCTAAATATTTCGGAGTAGCTCCTCCTGTACCAAGAATAGGTCCCGGAAGGATTCCGCGCGAGGATGTAACCTATGGCAGCCGAAGACTACAGCAAATTTGGGATGCAGCGCGCCAAGAAGGCGGCTCAGTCTACTTATTTGAGCAACCTATTGATTTACAGCGTCGAATGTTATTCTCAGCGGCATATGAACCTTGGCTAGCTGTCTGCTATAAAGTGGAAATGGCCTGTGATATCAAAAAAGAACAACTACACTTCCTAGGCATCTCTCTACTAAGTGGCACGATCAAGGAGAATTTCTTTCATCTGTTGGAAGGGCTTTCGCTAAGTCCGCGACTTCCTGAGAATATTCATATCGAACCTGCAACCATAACATTATCGAATGCGGCAGATAGGCTACGCTCTCATCTGACGTCCAACCTGAGTCTGCTGGACTATGACTGGGCAGAGCTGGCCAAGGAACGTCTAAAAGACGAGTTGGCTGTTGTCGATTTCTATTACGAGGATTTACTGAAAGAAGAAGATAAAGAGAAGCAGACTCATATTCAAGAGCAGTACGAACGCAGACGTAGTGAAATGACTTGGCAGTATGAGCCTAAAGTTAATGTGTCCGTCATCACCTGTGGTCTATTTCACCTCCGAAGTGAGTCCCTGAGAACGAACTAG
- a CDS encoding YqzE family protein produces the protein MADEFKLVKYITEQVVMYMETPKQERKRETVVKETWSTKWFGMIPISLALLRDKSPNESEREQQQDGKSLSMSKRNLRDL, from the coding sequence ATGGCTGATGAATTCAAATTGGTGAAATACATTACAGAGCAAGTCGTTATGTATATGGAAACACCGAAACAAGAGCGGAAGCGTGAAACCGTTGTTAAAGAAACATGGTCCACGAAATGGTTCGGTATGATTCCCATTAGTTTAGCGTTGTTGAGAGATAAATCACCAAATGAGTCGGAAAGAGAGCAACAACAAGATGGGAAATCCTTGAGTATGAGCAAGAGGAATCTGAGGGATTTATAA
- a CDS encoding AAA family ATPase, with protein MRIERLQIHGFGRMKEQDLITNAPITVLYGPNEAGKSTILQFVRAMLFGIPSRAYPTERYEPLLGGVHGGVLTASDGDDCKWTISRFTTAIDGGGNPSNRGEKVTITRTDGEGSVQQLTQQDMERILLGGMSREMFTQLFAISLTELQEIRTLQSEEMSSYLFHAGIGGGGEIVRAERKLIQDMEKLYKPKGRVQDSAKVLQSMERLEKQIAESQSSLQQYNDNATALEHTEEKIIAQESVRHDPTNQLHLLMKAVEIRPMWIDWSEAEAEFSALPSVIAFPEDGLHRFKSLSAEQDALKTRQLQLTRAYEEWMTKLTDLQGDNKLEGQGVAIEQLSGRVESYEAKTRELQETRAEVKALDQRVGHIVRQMNPKWTRAELEGFSGAIGERESVRRYAAGFAGYDRKMESLGLELQQVQRQREDADAHYRKSRTAYKEQVDMGRSQFTMMIEYSRHEVTGRWNELQTEVERWRENHLLQLASQGQEESEQAIQQRMNQLFSQLLWGSGILTVLLPIILWSIGSTIGAVTVAALLVMVDIFFIFKGLGLTKKQGSSRSGRSGRSSSVSGIGPDEQRIVKLMSELVSHPWSAASSDGSARLPLNARELEIGIRELRQVMEMWQLWHRKLDELLGEQKACHERAEGLVLELTRVEERMSKEEQTFEHLQSEWENWLRDRSLVDHLSPEAVLDMFGLSEQGLELLNNLDKIRRKEIQLEQDCLGFETACIRLLPEGSNNLTISHSAWVELKKQEWLEYQEMMREREKLQSKVEPIEEQLSHVVDELQRVSSLMINLLTISQSDNGEDYLRRGVIHQRKDELTRSMLQWEIAMFSGMNDGRRAELITLLKSMDKVQLEQACRQAEAQVHEAEALWNDLQQRRGRLLQERDRLEQLCLHDTILQQLEEQKTTLKKITIEYAVMSICSELISRTRHIYEEEKQPQVLKLASTYFERLTGGKYTRIVMKMGEKELLAEHCDVGLVDSGKLSRGTAEQMYLAMRFALTSTMDTKTTIPLLFDDIFVNFDEERMVAALSILQEISASRQIMMMTCHRYVLDHIHRILPTAQIISLPSST; from the coding sequence ATGAGAATTGAACGACTTCAAATTCATGGGTTTGGACGTATGAAGGAACAGGATCTGATAACTAATGCACCAATCACCGTATTATATGGTCCTAATGAAGCGGGTAAGAGTACGATACTTCAATTCGTTCGGGCGATGTTATTCGGTATTCCGAGTCGTGCCTACCCTACAGAAAGGTATGAGCCTCTTTTAGGTGGTGTCCACGGTGGTGTGTTGACAGCAAGTGATGGAGATGACTGTAAATGGACGATCTCTAGGTTCACGACAGCGATAGACGGAGGAGGGAATCCGTCGAACAGAGGCGAGAAGGTAACCATTACGAGAACGGATGGAGAGGGATCAGTACAGCAGCTTACACAACAGGACATGGAGCGTATACTTCTTGGCGGTATGTCCCGGGAAATGTTCACGCAATTATTTGCGATATCGCTAACTGAATTGCAGGAGATTCGCACACTACAATCGGAAGAAATGAGTAGCTATTTATTCCATGCAGGTATTGGCGGTGGAGGTGAAATTGTCAGAGCTGAGCGAAAGCTTATACAGGATATGGAGAAGCTATATAAGCCTAAAGGTCGTGTACAAGATAGTGCTAAAGTGCTGCAGTCTATGGAAAGACTAGAGAAGCAGATTGCAGAGAGTCAGTCTTCGCTTCAACAATATAATGACAACGCTACAGCTCTTGAACACACAGAAGAGAAAATCATAGCTCAGGAGAGTGTTCGTCATGATCCCACTAACCAGCTTCACTTATTGATGAAGGCGGTGGAAATCCGTCCCATGTGGATAGATTGGAGCGAAGCGGAGGCGGAATTTTCTGCACTTCCTAGCGTTATAGCCTTTCCTGAAGATGGATTACACCGCTTTAAATCTCTTAGTGCAGAACAGGATGCATTGAAGACGCGTCAACTTCAATTAACAAGAGCTTATGAGGAATGGATGACCAAGCTGACGGATTTACAAGGCGATAACAAGCTTGAGGGGCAAGGAGTAGCGATTGAACAGCTTAGTGGTAGAGTAGAATCCTATGAGGCCAAGACAAGGGAACTTCAAGAGACAAGAGCTGAGGTTAAAGCTTTGGACCAACGAGTAGGACACATTGTACGTCAAATGAATCCGAAGTGGACTAGAGCTGAATTGGAGGGCTTCTCAGGTGCTATAGGTGAACGTGAGAGCGTACGCCGTTATGCTGCTGGATTTGCAGGATATGATCGTAAAATGGAGAGCTTAGGACTCGAACTACAGCAAGTACAGCGACAGCGAGAAGATGCAGATGCTCATTATCGTAAGTCTCGAACTGCCTATAAAGAACAGGTGGACATGGGACGAAGTCAATTCACGATGATGATTGAATACAGCAGACATGAAGTTACTGGACGGTGGAATGAGCTACAGACAGAAGTCGAACGCTGGCGGGAGAATCATCTATTGCAGCTTGCCTCACAAGGACAAGAAGAGAGTGAACAAGCTATACAGCAGCGCATGAATCAGCTATTCAGTCAGTTATTATGGGGAAGTGGAATATTAACGGTGTTGCTACCTATCATCCTGTGGAGCATTGGATCGACTATAGGAGCTGTGACTGTTGCTGCTTTGCTGGTCATGGTTGATATATTTTTTATATTTAAGGGATTAGGATTAACCAAGAAGCAGGGAAGTTCGCGTTCGGGGCGTTCGGGAAGATCTAGTTCTGTGTCAGGTATAGGACCAGATGAGCAACGTATTGTTAAGCTGATGTCGGAGCTTGTCTCTCACCCATGGAGTGCTGCATCCAGTGATGGCTCTGCAAGGCTACCACTTAATGCAAGAGAATTGGAGATTGGGATACGTGAATTGCGTCAAGTGATGGAGATGTGGCAATTATGGCATCGAAAGCTGGATGAGCTATTGGGAGAACAGAAGGCGTGCCATGAACGAGCAGAAGGATTAGTTCTCGAACTTACAAGAGTGGAAGAGCGGATGTCGAAAGAAGAACAGACATTTGAACATCTTCAATCGGAGTGGGAGAATTGGTTGCGAGATCGATCATTAGTAGATCATTTGTCTCCAGAAGCTGTTCTGGATATGTTTGGATTATCTGAGCAAGGGTTGGAACTGTTAAATAATCTAGACAAGATACGAAGGAAGGAAATCCAATTAGAACAGGATTGTCTTGGATTCGAGACAGCATGTATTCGATTGTTGCCAGAAGGTAGCAATAACTTAACGATTTCACACAGTGCATGGGTAGAACTTAAGAAACAAGAGTGGCTTGAATATCAGGAAATGATGCGTGAACGTGAGAAACTACAGTCTAAAGTAGAACCCATAGAAGAACAATTATCTCATGTAGTAGATGAGCTACAGCGTGTGTCTTCTCTTATGATAAATTTACTTACTATAAGTCAAAGTGACAACGGTGAGGATTATTTACGGCGAGGTGTTATTCACCAGCGGAAAGATGAATTGACACGAAGTATGCTTCAGTGGGAGATTGCTATGTTTAGTGGTATGAATGATGGGCGTCGTGCGGAGCTTATCACCTTATTGAAGTCTATGGACAAGGTACAATTGGAGCAAGCATGTAGGCAAGCAGAGGCACAGGTACATGAGGCAGAAGCTCTGTGGAATGATCTTCAGCAGAGACGGGGAAGACTTCTTCAGGAACGAGATCGATTGGAGCAACTATGCTTACATGACACCATCCTGCAACAATTAGAAGAACAGAAAACAACCTTAAAGAAAATCACAATTGAATATGCGGTTATGTCCATCTGTTCTGAGCTTATTTCAAGAACTCGTCATATCTATGAAGAAGAGAAGCAGCCGCAGGTGCTGAAGCTTGCATCGACATATTTTGAAAGGTTAACGGGTGGGAAGTATACGAGAATTGTGATGAAAATGGGTGAAAAGGAGCTCCTTGCGGAGCACTGCGATGTGGGCTTAGTCGATAGTGGGAAGTTGAGCCGGGGTACTGCCGAGCAGATGTATTTGGCTATGCGCTTCGCTTTGACAAGTACTATGGACACTAAGACAACTATACCTTTACTGTTTGATGATATATTTGTCAATTTTGATGAGGAGAGAATGGTGGCAGCATTGTCCATTCTTCAAGAAATTTCTGCTTCTAGGCAAATTATGATGATGACTTGTCATCGGTATGTACTGGATCATATTCATAGAATTCTACCTACAGCTCAAATTATCTCTTTACCATCATCAACCTAA
- a CDS encoding YkvI family membrane protein: MKNAVRIMQIAFTYIGTIVGAGFATGQEILQFFTRYGKWATLTIILSTFLFIWLGTKMMIISRKIRAKSYEDLNKHLFGDKPGEYISLIMLVLLLGVNSIMLAGAGSVFVQHLNMHYQTGLILTLVGTYLLFSRGMNAILQMNSIVVPMMLSLSLLIVFNTIHMPNAGQFLSLGTDHNLAMTWMAPLLYTSFNLIMAQAILVPLGSHTESIAVIKWGGVLGGLGVGFMLMAAHFAMSAHMPGIMQYEIPMGSIAFQLGRVVQLIYVLLIFLEIFTTFVADIYGITLQLQHRLSISPKIICIGIMLICFLLSQLGFSYLLSILYPLFGLLGLVWSIRLMMVKR; the protein is encoded by the coding sequence ATGAAGAACGCAGTCCGGATTATGCAAATTGCCTTTACTTACATAGGTACCATCGTCGGTGCAGGATTTGCTACGGGTCAGGAAATCCTCCAATTTTTCACTCGATATGGGAAGTGGGCTACGCTAACCATCATACTCTCCACTTTTCTTTTCATATGGCTAGGTACCAAAATGATGATTATATCACGTAAAATCCGTGCCAAATCCTACGAGGATCTCAACAAGCATTTATTTGGCGACAAACCAGGCGAATATATCAGCTTAATTATGCTTGTTCTCCTGCTTGGCGTAAATAGCATAATGCTTGCTGGGGCTGGCTCAGTATTTGTGCAACACCTAAATATGCATTATCAGACAGGACTGATTCTAACACTCGTAGGCACTTATTTATTATTCAGCCGAGGAATGAACGCCATTCTTCAGATGAATAGTATTGTCGTCCCTATGATGCTCAGCTTATCTTTACTTATTGTCTTTAACACGATACACATGCCCAATGCGGGTCAATTCTTGAGTTTAGGTACCGATCACAATTTAGCCATGACTTGGATGGCCCCTCTGTTGTATACCTCTTTTAACCTCATTATGGCCCAAGCTATACTCGTTCCACTTGGAAGCCATACCGAGAGCATAGCTGTTATTAAATGGGGAGGAGTCTTAGGTGGGCTTGGCGTTGGATTTATGTTAATGGCTGCACACTTTGCCATGTCGGCCCATATGCCCGGGATCATGCAGTACGAAATTCCAATGGGTAGCATTGCATTTCAACTAGGAAGGGTTGTGCAGTTAATCTATGTACTGCTCATATTCCTTGAAATATTTACTACCTTTGTAGCAGATATTTACGGAATTACTTTACAGCTTCAGCACCGTTTGTCTATTTCACCTAAGATCATTTGCATTGGGATCATGCTCATTTGTTTTCTATTGAGCCAATTAGGATTCAGCTATCTACTATCCATCTTGTATCCACTCTTTGGTCTGCTCGGTCTTGTATGGTCCATTAGGTTGATGATGGTAAAGAGATAA
- a CDS encoding carboxymuconolactone decarboxylase family protein — MEIMNDKIKMYKNEMTHLEDNLPDVTKSYHEFTGQCFQEGALDAKTKQLIALGIGLFTNNEVCTFYHVQEARAKGATDAEIMETVAVVGAAGAGHAFAQGVTRVQKALH; from the coding sequence ATGGAAATAATGAATGACAAAATAAAAATGTATAAGAACGAAATGACCCATTTGGAGGACAACCTACCTGACGTCACGAAGTCTTACCATGAATTTACGGGGCAATGTTTCCAAGAAGGAGCATTAGACGCTAAGACTAAGCAATTGATTGCTCTAGGAATTGGGTTGTTCACCAACAATGAAGTGTGTACATTCTATCATGTACAGGAAGCGCGTGCTAAAGGTGCTACTGATGCTGAGATTATGGAAACAGTCGCGGTAGTCGGTGCTGCTGGAGCAGGTCATGCGTTCGCACAAGGTGTAACTCGAGTTCAGAAGGCACTGCATTAA
- a CDS encoding divergent polysaccharide deacetylase family protein, whose product MKSACGLRRYLKVVLLWCSISVTWSYSAYAFEPSRAQDSNLPQHKVAVIIDDFGNGQKGTEEILSMPVKLTVAVMPFLKTSHSDAELAHKQGHDVLVHMPMEPKQGNVSWLGPGAITSKLSDAEIRKRVEDAIDDIPHAIGMNNHMGSRITGDERIMSIVLQVCKERGLLFVDSRTNYRSVAGKLSAKIGMPAIENNIFLDDVHTRSHITKQLQAVENWAKEHQICVTIGHVGTQGEKTAAVLKNRIPEMKQRVQFIGISDLAKANWGWSPTPIFPSNNQ is encoded by the coding sequence ATGAAATCCGCGTGTGGTTTGAGAAGATATCTTAAAGTTGTACTATTGTGGTGTAGTATAAGTGTGACTTGGAGTTATTCAGCATATGCATTTGAGCCTAGCAGAGCGCAGGATTCTAATCTTCCACAACATAAAGTAGCTGTCATTATAGATGATTTTGGTAATGGGCAAAAGGGCACAGAGGAAATACTGTCTATGCCTGTGAAGTTAACCGTGGCTGTCATGCCATTCTTAAAAACAAGCCATAGTGATGCTGAATTAGCTCACAAGCAAGGCCATGACGTTCTCGTGCATATGCCAATGGAGCCTAAACAAGGGAATGTAAGTTGGCTGGGACCCGGAGCGATTACTTCCAAATTAAGTGATGCAGAAATTCGTAAACGTGTAGAAGATGCCATTGATGATATTCCCCATGCGATTGGTATGAATAATCATATGGGTTCGAGAATAACGGGGGATGAACGAATTATGTCCATCGTACTACAGGTCTGCAAAGAAAGAGGACTACTCTTTGTTGACAGCCGTACGAATTACAGATCTGTAGCCGGCAAGCTGTCCGCTAAAATAGGCATGCCTGCAATAGAAAATAACATTTTTCTAGATGATGTCCATACCCGTAGTCATATTACCAAACAATTGCAGGCTGTTGAGAATTGGGCAAAGGAACATCAAATCTGTGTCACGATTGGACATGTCGGTACTCAAGGTGAAAAAACAGCCGCAGTGTTGAAAAATCGCATCCCTGAAATGAAGCAACGCGTTCAATTTATTGGGATTAGTGACCTGGCTAAGGCTAATTGGGGCTGGAGTCCTACCCCTATATTTCCGTCAAATAACCAATAA